From a single Lolium rigidum isolate FL_2022 chromosome 7, APGP_CSIRO_Lrig_0.1, whole genome shotgun sequence genomic region:
- the LOC124671416 gene encoding uncharacterized protein LOC124671416: MDMILQTVDERISHHEKKIGRQLMEIEHKLDAKLIAINEELIDIKRTNGAQPRLSKAEDELRDVKKELEEMKFLIRTNTQPSASKDTYVQEQVNRGEYDLRPDPRAQASTAMFSDTSARTQSTKHVVPNKECDKRKQPRKPIFDDDYNITDEDMEVALFLRESYDFAEVANIGECVLKVYQLKPCVNKGFFYDQVIDAYAHISNAETATASVLTTAESRKLIQEYQGLTPKRPRSWVERIAKKFVGRRMVRVPLNVHNSHWLLLVFNFDKEEVQVLNSHQAYRDEQSERDLVLSIQSCINEAVYTGWVTTSKQINIAKWKTVCYTNIPQQKDGHSCGAYTLKYMLSWDGNDMTDYFTQALIDIFSFKICSRLLRSDCNPLRKESYKKSITKENYTASIAQDPKDAEDDITEISNPNVSEKPKEDVVMETSPPLPKRKRGRPRKVKTNTPTDTVEQEIATETPAGLADGKRIRKLSKTKTSPYTTP, from the exons ATGGATATGATACTTCAAACCGTCGACGAGCGCATTTCACATCATGAGAAGAAGATAGGCAGGCAACTAATGGAAATAGAGCACAAACTTGACGCCAAACTAATTGCCATAAATGAGGAGCTGATAGATATTAAGAGAACCAATGGAGCACAACCTAGGCTGTCAAAGGCGGAGGACGAACTTAGAGACGTCAAAAAAGAACTCGAG GAAATGAAATTCCTAATTCGGACAAATACACAACCATCAGCATCAAAGGATACATACGTCCAG GAGCAAGTCAATCGAGGAGAATATGACTTGCGACCAGATCCTCGGGCTCAAGCATCGACGGCAATGTTTAGTGATACTTCTGCTAGAACACAAAGCACAAAGCACGTCGTGCCAAACAAGGAGTGTGACAAACGCAAACAGCCGCGGAAGCCTATATTCGACGACGATTACAACATTACAGATGAAGACATGGAAGTGGCACTTTTCCTCCGCGAGAGTTACGATTTTGCTGAAGTAGCCAACATTGGAGAATGTGTCCTAAAAGTCTACCAGCTGAAGCCATGCGTGAACAAAGGATTCTTTTACGACCAG GTTATTGATGCATATGCACACATAAGCAATGCTGAGACTGCTACGGCATCAGTCTTAACAACAGCAGAAAGCAGGAAGCTGATACAGGAATATCAGGGTTTAACTCCAAAAAGACCCAGAAGCTGGGTTGAACGTATAGCGAAGAAATTTGTAGGGCGCCGAATG GTGCGTGTCCCACTCAATGTACATAATTCCCATTGGCTTCTACTAGTCTTTAATTTCGACAAGGAAGAGGTTCAGGTCCTCAACTCCCACCAAGCATATCGTGACGAACAGTCGGAAAGAGACCTG GTGTTGTCCATTCAGTCGTGCATTAACGAAGCCGTGTACACTGGCTGGGTAACAACGTCTAAGCAGATCAATATTGCCAAGTGGAAAACCGTATGCTATACTAACATACCACAACAGAAGGATGG CCACTCCTGTGGGGCGTACACGTTGAAATACATGTTGTCATGGGACGGAAATGATATGACGGATTATTTCACGCAG GCGCTGATAGATATTTTTAGCTTCAAAATATGCTCAAGGCTGCTGCGTTCAGATTGCAACCCGCTTCGAAAAGAATCCTACAAGAAATCTATAACG AAAGAGAACTATACTGCCAGCATTGCACAGGATCCTAAAGATGCGGAAGACGACATCACGGAAATCAGCAATCCTAATGTTTCCGAGAAACCCAAGGAAGACGTCGTCATGGAAACCAGCCCTCCTCTACCCAAGCGCAAACGTGGCCGTCCGAGAAAAGTAAAGACTAACACTCCTACCGATACGGTCGAACAAGAAATTGCCACCGAGACTCCCGCTGGACTTGCCGACGGCAAACGCATACGCAAACTATCAAAAACAAAGACCAGCCCGTACACAACACCATGA